CCACTAAGAAAAATTTGCCAGTTGAACTACAATATATCATCAATTATAAGCCAAAACTCAACTTCAGAGatgataaaatgtacattttagaatGGATGGACTACACTAAGTGTTTGCTTTAGAAGCAGGAGATTAGGAAGACAACCTTAGCTGAAAACaagcaatttatttctttttcctttctccttcccctaccCCAAATATAAAATTCTCCCATTGAGGATTCTTACATTTAAGCCTTACTGATTTCTAAGGGAGAATTCCAGGAGATATTTCCAAGGATCAAGACCATGACGGAACAGGATATCGGGGGAAGGGAAAAACCACttaggggagggaggaaggaaggatgccACTCTGAAGATTTGACCTTGGTCTCCCCAGAAATGTacggagggaaaggaggaaagtaaacagcacacacacactctgaccCACACCCACCCCGTCTCCCCAGGCAAGCTTCTGAACGAGCTGGGCCTCTTCGTGAGCCCAGGCCGCCCCCTGTCCCACCTCCTTGTTCAGTCGGTCCACAGTCCTGTCCAGCAAGCGTTTCTGCTCTTCCAGCTCGGCCTTGCCCCGCCGGAGCGCCTCCCGCTGCTTCGCCTCCTCCTCAAGGGCCCGGTTCAGCGCCTGCTGCTCCTGCCCCATGCGGGCCAGCCCCCGCTGGGCCTCGTCCAGCCGCACTTCCAGTGCCCGCTTGGCTGCTGCCAggctcccttcctcttcctgagCAGCGTTCAGAGCCTCCTCTAGCCGCTGCTTCTCTGCCTGGGACGGGGGTTGGACCAAGAGAAGGCAAAGCTTGAGCTCTAGCCATTTGGAGGTGAGTAGATTGGAGAGACGAGGAAGAAAAGGGTCAGCAATGAAAACAGGTTCAGAGGAAgtagcaaaaaaaattaagacacagAACATGCAAAAGTTGGGAGATAAGAGACAAAGATACCAGTGCAAAGCTTGGGACGTTCATACCGAAGCACACTCCGGGAAATAAATCCAAGGTGAACAGAGGGTTTGGAGGCAAACAGAAACACagtaaaggcaaaataaaagtgGTGGGTGAGTATTTAGCCATCGGGACTAGAGGAGAGAGGGCCTGGAGGAGCCAGCCTTGAGGTCaccaggagcactgacctctagCCGCTGCACCTTGTCCCGAAGCCGTGCCTCCGCCACTTCCCCACCCTCCGCCAGGCCTCGAGCCTCCTTCAGCTGCTGCTCCAGACCCAGGATGCGCCTTCGGAATTCGTCATTTTCCTCCTGGGTCTCCCGAAGCGTCGTTTCCACTGTTGTCCGACGCTGCCCCAGcactgctgcctctgcctccgcTGCCATCTGAGCCTGCGGCCGTTCAGAGTGGCGGCTCAGACCCCAGGGCTCGAGGTTCCCGACCACTCCCGGGAAAACCACCCCCCGAAAGAGGCCACACGAACTGGACTTAAAGTGGGGTAGTGCCGCCAACCAGAGGCTTCCCTGAGAACCCCGCCCCTACAGGGATGCAGCGGGTGTCACCAGGTACAGCCCAGCCTCCCGCTGCCAAATCCTGGCTGCTCGAACCACACACCTAGGACCAAGGATCTGGTCTGTACGTACCCATGACAGGTAACTTTCCACGCCCTCTGGCTCCTCAGCCCTCCAGACCCCTCAGCCTCCACCTCCTAAGCCCTGTGCCCACTCCCCTTGCCTTGGAAGCCTCTTCACAGTCCTGTCTCAGTTGCTGGAGGGTCTTTTGCAGCTGAACATTCTGCTGTTCCAGCCCCCGGGCTCGATCAGCCTCGAGCCTCAGCTGCTTGTCCAACTCCCGCTCCCGCTGTCGCCCGGCCACCTCCTGGCTCTGCCGCTCTGCCCGCAGCTCCTTAAGTTCCTCCTGTGTCCGGCGCAGCTCCTAGAAGGGAAGGGGAATGGCGACAGGACAGAGGGCCAGCCTGGGATACCAGAATGAGGAGAAgcgaactctcatacattgctggaaGGAATATAAAGTGGTGTGGTGACCTGGGAAGGTGTTGTGccgtttctcaaaaagttaaccgcggagttaccacatgacccagcaattccactccttggTATATGCTCAAGAGAACTGAAGACAGCCCTGGCAATGGCAAGGTAGCTAGGTTGGGCGAATCAACCCATGAATGCGTAACTAGGAGGAACAACAAAttggtctctctccctctctatctcacacaaatcaataaataaaaagtaaaaacaaaacaaaacttgtacatgaatgttcatagcagcattgctCATTATAGCTAAAATGGAGGAACGACCCAAATGACCCAACtggtgaacagataaacaaaatgtggtatatccatatagcgaaatattactcagccataaataaTAAAGTACTGATAATTGTGACAACATGAGTAAACCCTGAACGATtttacgctaagtgaaagaaagtggacataaaaaaaaccccatgttATAGGGGTCCGTGTAAATGCAACATCCAGAAAGGGAAAATCCGCAGACAGAGAGTGGGCCAGCAgttgcttggggggggggggggggctgcttgTGGACGTGGGGATCTTTCTGTGGTGACGAAAATGTCTTCTGATTCAATAGTGGTGGTGGTTGTGCGGCTTTGTTAATGTACTTAAAACCACCAACTTACTTACACTCTTTATAAGAGTGAATGTTATGGCATATGAAATAAATctccattaaaaaattatgtagagTGAGAGTTGATGACAGTATGGATAAAAAAAGGAttggctgtttaaaaaaaatgttttggaaaccAGAATATGTGGCACAATAAATACTGGTGCTgctctgcttccattttttttttaatttaaatatgagTTCTGATTCTAATCCTTTAGCTCTTAGGTACTTCTGGAATTCATAAAGTTACCATAATTTGTCTGAAAGGTTATATAATATAGTAAGTCTTCCACGTGAGAAACTAACAAGTAattacaagaagaagaaaaacaacacagtGTATGGGCTAGATCACACTGGGTTAGTCTGTATCCCTAATATTCACTTTGTTTATTGACTAAGTACTTGATAAAATACACTTCAAGTACAGATAAATGGAACACCAGTTACCACTGTGTAGCTTTATTCAGCATAACGCAACGCATCAACTGTGGCTGTCGAAACAAATGTCTGGGCTCACTATGCAACCAATAcagtgaagagatttcagactgtcctTGATATTTGTTCTTTGTAACAATATTGTAATTAAATATCTTAACATTTTAAGAGTGCTCTTGATTTCATAACCACCAAAGTATATTTGGTTAACATTTATCATGTTTTTCTCCACCAAATATTTTGTTGTAAGCTCAGGCTTTTACATATGTGGAAAATCATTATATAGACCTGTATTTCCTTACTCATTTAAGTGTGATTACCTTGACTACAACTAGGCAGTCTTACCGTAAAGGCATGATAAATGAGCACTGATTAATTAACACTCATTAACTGAGCACCTCCTACGTACAGCACTAGGAGCCAGCACAGCCAATCAGAGAAAGGGAGACCTAGAAGGGTGCTCGGGAGGCCACAGATGCCAGTCTCTAAGATTCAAGGGGATATTTTTTGAGTGTCTACATCTCCCAAAACaattagttgtttttctttcctttatcaatGAAACCTAGGAATATGACGAAATTGTTTGTGTGTTCACTTCAATTTTATGCCCTTAACAGTTTTAAGATATTCATGTATGATAAAGCATTTAATTCTGTGTCTAGACTCTACACTGTCTAAGAAGCTTTCAGATTACTACCTGACTTCCCATGTAGGTGCCCTGGCCATGCCAGTGCAAGCACCCCAGGCCATGATGACAGTCCTCACTGTGAGTGAATAAACTGGCATTCTAACTGAACATTTGTTTGATAAATGTAGTTAATAAGTATCCTCTGAGGGACAGAGCAACTCTTATGTGACCAAGTTAAGTTTCCAAGCTTGCAAAAAATGACCCTGGAGTTTCACAAATCCACCTAAAAGTCACTACCCATGAGGTTTCTTGGGAAGCAGCCAGCAGCCTCTGGATATATTATTCAACCTGGCCACAGAGAGGCCTTTCCACTAGAAACCTCTACTGAAGACACCAGCCCTCAGTCCTGCTGGGGGCAAAGACTGTGCTGGAGAGAGGCAAGGCTGAGTAGGCAGCGTGAGGCCTGCAAACCAATGAGCACGAGGAAGGTAGCCACACTTGTGTGGGGGCCCCATGGACAGGTGAGGTAGGCACCCACCACCCCAACCTGCTCTTCTCTCCCCCAACTCCCAAATACCTTCTTGAGCTCCTCCACCTGGTGAGAATCTCCAGCAAAAGCTCGGGCCTGCCCTAATTCCCTTTGCAAGATCTCTATCTTCTCCCCAAGCTCCTCTTCCATCTCCTCCTTCTCCATCCGCAGCTGCAGCATTCTGAGACCATACAggtgaattaaaaggaaaagggacagggTCAGGCACCTGCCTGGAGAGGTTAGCAGAACAATAAAAACCACCTCCCTGGAGGCTAACACACTGGATACCCAGtctcaggggaggaaggtgggtatAAAAGAGAGTAGACTGAGAAATGGGGGAGCAGAGAGCACAGCATGGGTGGAAAGGAAGCAGGATATGTGTAAGAATCATGGTTAAGTATTCCTGGGAGAGGGTCAAGGTCCTTACTCTTGCTTGGTGGCTCTAAGCTCCTCCTTGTTCTTCTGGAACATGCTCTGCCAATGCCCGGTCTCCTCTGAGctctcctccagctccctctgcagcccccgcAACAGGATCGACATCCTCTGCTTCTCAGCCTCTAATGCTGCATGGTCCTAGGGAAGGGTGAATCCAGGGACCAGGAGGCTCAGAGGGAGAGCTCACTTCAAACCAAAGTATGAGTATGCAGAAGGGGAGGCTAAGGCCCAGCAGCAACAGCTGCACGCCCTGACACCAGTAGAACCTGGTTGGATGCTAACAGAAAGCTCTCCCCACAAATCACAGTCCACCCCTCCATTATCTGTAGGACGccttcccccattatttccccaTGGGGTTAGATTATACACCCTCTGGTACTTCAGGCCTGCACACCCTCCTCTGCAGGAAACCTTGTAGGTTTCCTGACCAAGGTTTCATTACATCTCGCAAATGTCTTTTAGGGGAAGTTCCAGTTATAACCATGAAAAGTATGAAAATACGGAGACCTCAGGGCAGTCCCCTTCCCAGCCGCGCTCttgtcacatgcctgggttgcgtcTTGCATGCTCCTGCGGAGCTGCTCTGCATCTCTCTGGTACTGCTGCCGGACACTCTCCACCTCCTGGTCACGGGAGGCCACCTCCTCCTTTAGGGCCCCCTTCAGGGCCGTCAGCTCTCGCTCCCTCAGCCTCAGCTGCTCCTCTATCCGCTGTTTCCCCTCCAAGACCTCTTCAAGAAGTTCCCGGGTCTCTAACAGGTCCTGAGAAAGTTAAGGTGCCAGTACAGAGGTGACCACCTATTAAGATCCACCTGTGtagtcattcattcagtcagccaatcaaaaaatatttattgagcactttgtAATCTGTTAGGCATGGTACCAGGTGTCCTCTGCCCTCTAAGATGCCTTGTTAGGATAAAGCAAACCCACCATTCTGGCTGTACTGGGCCCACCTGAAAGCACCCTAAGGGGTACTCCCCATACTTTGAAGATGCTCTTGCAGAACGGAAGCAGAGGAGGGGTACCAAATGAAGCTCCCTACCTTCCTTAACACTTCCTTAGCTGGCTCAGGACTCTGGACCTTCTTTAGCTTGTCCTGCAGCTCCGTCACCTGGGTCTCCAGCCCACGTCGTGCCCTTTCACCCTGGTCCAGGAGGAGCTTCATGTTCTGGAGCCTAATAATTAGCAACAGACAACATTATTGAGCAGTATGAGTCAGGCGGTTTTGTAAACACTTTATACATATCAATTCATTTAAACCTCCTTCAAGCCTTTGTTCAAATCTTAGTAAGCCCTCCCCTGACTATGCTATTTATTTTAACACTGGAACCTGCTCCCCCACAACTTGGACCTCCTGATCTACTACAACTTACCCCCTTTTCACATTTGAGAAATATACTTAAGAATGTTTATTGCCTACAGCCTGTCCCCCTCACTTGAAACCGTGCTCCTGAAGAGCAGCGTCCTTCATCTGTACGGTTCACCATGTACCCCAGGACTCTAGATCAGCGCCACACACATGGCATTCATTGCAAAAACATCTGCCGAATGAAAGATTGAGTCCTCACAACAATCCTCTGAGGCAGGTACTATCATTAactccactttacagataaaacctgaggcacagaggcaAACCTGGGAGCCCAACTCCTGCACCATCACCATTACTGATGGAGAAGGTGAAGAGAGAGGTCCTGTCTTTGAACCACCTGTCTGCCCCTTTCAGCTTCTGGGAGCTTCCTGTCTCCCTTGGCCTTGGGCAGCCTCTAACTCTGACCAGGCCCCGTGCAGCCCCACGGGCTCCATCAGCGGCACTCACTCCTTAGTGCTCTGCtgggcctcccccaccctcctctccagcAGCTCCTGCAGCCGGCTGCACTCTTCCGCCTTCTCTTGCAGCCGCCGCTCCAGCTCAGCCCGGAATGGCTCTATCTTCTGCCGTTtctggaaaagggaaataaaaggagacAGAGAGTAGACAGAGCCTCTGAGAAGGGCCAGGAATAATGGGAATTCTACCATTTATCGACACTCACTATATGAGAGGTACTATACTAGGGAACTTGGCAGATTATCTGCATTTAACCCTCATAATAGCCTTGGTATATgtgataatttaaaatacatccaCAAACTCTTTGACAATCCTTTCAAAAGGTGAAGCCTCTCCCTTTAAGTATGGGCTGTACTTCTAACAAatagaaaaagggggaaatgacaTGTAGCTTCTGAAACTAGGTTATAAAAAGGCATTGCAGCTTCCTCCTtactttctctctcatttcacCCACTCTGCGGGAAGGGAGCTGCCATATTGTGAGGGACACTCAAGCAGCCCTACGAAGAGGCCCACACAGCAAGGACCTGAGGCCTCCAACCAACAGCCATTGAATAAGCCATTTTAGAAGGACATCCTCCAATTCCAGTCAAGTCTCCCAATGACTGTAGCCCCAGCTAACTCCTTGACCAGAACCTCATGAAGACCCTGAGCCTGAACTGCCCAGCTGAGCTGCTCCCAAAATCTGGGCATCCAGACACTGGGAAGTTTGCATTAAGCTATTTAGTGttgaggtaatttgttacacagcaatagataactaatacagttcaattattatccctactttacaatcaaggaaactgaagcttagaacAGTTAAGAACTTACCCAAGGGGTTACAAAGCCCACAACTAAGGGTATTAGGATTTGAACTGTTAATTTCACTCAAAGCTCCCCATGAAACTAGTACACCACACTGCTTTCCAGGAAACAAAAGGAGTTACAATTCAACATGTACTGAGCACCAACAACACACAGGCAACAGTGTAAGAGCTGGAAGCGGGGAGGAGTACATAGGCTTTAGAATAAGACTGAcctgaatttttccatttcttctctgcAACTTACTATCTTGAGCAATTCAGCaattcacttaacctctctgatttTCAATCTTCTCATCATCAAAAAAGAAGTTCAGGATACCTACTTTACAGGGTCCCTATAATTATTACATAGTATCCAGGGCAGAACCTACCACAGAAATTATACCCAATAAATGACAGCTACTATTATCGCCACCATTATTATGATGATTAAAAGAATTGagttacacatttttctcaagattTATACATCCAATAAGTGGCAGAGACAAGATGggaactgccaaaaaaaaaaaaaaaaaggaatgaaaagcaaccACTCCTGATGAACGTGCTCCTCCTGTCTAAGCTCCAGCGAAGCCCAGAAGTCCTCGCTAGGCCTAGCATGTCCTCTTGTCTTGTAGGACACTTGAGTGCTCCTTCCATTGTTTGGAGAAGCCAGCTCAGGCCAAGGTTCTTTTCCCCTGTGGTTCTTTATCCCCCCTGTGCCTCTAACCTCTCCTCACCTTCACCTCTTCATCCAACTTTTGCTGTAGCTCCTCCACTTTTCGGGTGAGTTCACCCTGCCCTGCCAGGGTCTTAGTAGAACCAGGAGAAGCCATCTGCCAGAGACATGGGGTAGGgggtgaaggggaggaagagtCCACATCCAGATCCTGAGGCTCCAAAGGCCCTAACCCCGCCCCTTGCTCCCACTAGGAGAAGACCACTCACCACTAGAGGCTGCATCTGATCCAGCACCAAGCTAACCTTCCTCCTCACAGAGGTTTCACTTTCTGGGCTTCTGGAGGATAAAGGGACAGAAGCAAAGCTTAGTGGAGGACAGAGGTAGCCAAGATGAAGGAAGTTAGGGTAGAGTATGGAGGacgggaaaggaaggaaaaggagtcCCCTACGCACCCGTCCCTCAGGATGCCGTAAATGGTGGCCTTCACATGGTCCACACTGCCTGGTGGAGCTGCCTCCTGCTGGTCTCGAAGAAGGTCTGGGGTTGATTTGAACTGCAAAAAAATAAACCCgaagaaataggaaaattaagCCCCTTCAAGCACAATGAATAAGCCTGAAGTGGGGTAAGGAGGCAGCACTGCTGAGGCCTGAGCTACAGATCGAAATTTCCTCAACAAGCAAATCTCAACCAACTGCGAGCTGTGTCACAAGTAATTCTGCAATACTGACAGATACATATTAGGGTTTGTAGGTGATTTACTACTAGAATGGGCTTAACTTTGTCTCAGGGGAGAATCACTCCTCCACTTATTTGCATTCCTGAGTGGGAGACAAAGTTGGGAGTTTTGGCAAGAGAAACCAGGAAGCTGCTCATATCCTCCAAGCCTGCCTTGTGCATGCTACGGACCTAGCAAGCACTAGTGACAGAGGCACCGTTAATGGTTGGGAAAGGACAAGTAACTGTCCACACTTGTGGATGGTGATTCTATAGTTCGTTCCATTTCTTTTACAATGTTGCCCATGGAAATCCTGTCCATATTGATGgaaaaagtgaaagacaaaagGTAGAGACTTTCTACCCTTGACTATTTGAAGCAGCACGGGGTCCCAGGACTGGTGGGTCAGGGCTGACAAGAAGGGTCCAGGGTTTGGAAGCTGCGGAGGGCTGTGGTCTGACCTGCAGCAGGGCAGGGTCCTGCGTTCTCCCTCGTGGCTCCTCAAAACTCTGCAGGACCCAGTCCTGGGTCTGACGGGAACGGCTAAAGCCACCGGGAGGGCTCTGGCTCGGTGCCGGTTGTTTTGAGCTGCCCATGTTGCTGTCATGTTTTGTGCTGGGGCTCCAGTGACTGGAGGACAGGCGTTCCCGTTCCTCAACGGTGTCTCGTGGGAGCCGGTTGTCCAGGCTCTGGCTCCGCTTACGCTGTTCAGGGGGCAGTGAACGCATGCGGCGGCCAGTccggccccgggcctggccccCACGGTGACTGTCAAACTTGTTGATGAGTGAGTCCACTGAAGACAAGGGAGCAGTGTCAATGGTGCTCCCTGGGGAAGCTCCTTGCGGGGCCAGCTCCAGCAGGCTGGTGCTCCGGTTGCCTAGACCCGCATGGGCAGGGCCCGTCAGGGAGGCCTGGGACTGGGAGCGGAGGAGCCGACCGCTCCAGTGGGCCCCAGGCTCCTCATCAGACATGCTGTCCTGCAGGGGGCCAGAAAACTCCTTGGCCCGAGAGTAGGAGCTCTCAGGGAGATCCGAGTCAGAGCTCAGAGCTCCCGAGGCCCCGCGGTTGTTGGCCCCCTTGATTTGGACCCCAAAGGAGTCGCCACCCTTCTCTCCACTGTTGAGCACCACAAAGGGCTGTCCAGCGATGCCCTGCACACGCACGGCGACCCCGTAGGTATTGGCTCTTGCATCCTTAGCCGGGCGTCGGCCCCCATGACGCAGGGTGCCCATCTCTGTAGTTCCCGTTGGCTCTGTAATGAAGCGAATCTGGACTCCGTGGTCTACAGGGCCCCGGGTCTCAGCCATGGTGAATGCCTGCTCCATGGGCAGGAGGGGTCCTAGGAGATGAAGAAAAGAGGGCAAACTGAGAAACTGGAAGTGGCAATGCAGAAAtctcccctgcccagctctggtgaTTGCCTTGTCAGTTACTTCTACATACAACAGTGGTTCTCATGCCAGATCTGAGCAGCAGAAGCATCCCCAGAACCCATTAAAAGACATACTGCTGGACCCACCCCCAGAGTGTCTGAGCCAGTAGGTCTGAAGTGAGGCCTGAGGATttccatttctaacaagctcccaggtagtgctgatgctgctggtccagggaacACACTTGGAGACCTAATGACACAGAAGAATCTTTTTCCTCTGGTACATTCCTGGAAGCTTGGCTTTGTCAAGAGTTTAAAGACTTTGCTTGATCTTCACATGGAGACACATACCACCacatgcctcccccaccccagcaaggCAGAACCCAAGCCCTGCCTATCAGACACCCCATCTCTGTAGAGCAAAGGGGCCTCCACTCCCACAGCTCATTTCAAATACAGAAGACCCCAAGTTATTCCATCCTATTTCTGGGAGGATACTCAAACTGACAGCAGCAATGCCTCTGGATTGGGAGAACTGAGGGCTAGGGACAGGGATGGAGAAGTGACTGGCTTTCTTTTGTGCATCTTGTTGAATTTGGGAACCATGCAGGTGTATTGCCTATTCAAGAAAAAGATGTAAATGATGAGTAAAAGTGCCAGTCCAGGGGCCCTGGGACAGGCAGACTTGCCCCTGAGGACCAGAGCCGAGACCACCCACAGGCCAACTCCCCAGGACTACATTGCCCAAGCCTAGTGTCAGCAAATGGAATGTGTGGCAGGTGTGCTCTGACTCCAAGAACTTGCGGGGAGTGGTTCTCCTCCAAGCAAGTAAGAACTCAGCTTCTGCTAATCTCCAGCAGAGCCTAGCACCAAACTGGAGCAGGAGCCTTTTAACGTACCAGAGACACAAACATACTCAGCTCAACCTCCCTGTGGAGCTCTGGGCCAAGGAAACTTGGCCAGGGCCCTTTCAGGGACTGTGGAAGTGCTAGGAAGCCCAGGAAACTGGTGAGAGGGCAAGTAGGGCCAAGCTCCAGGTGAGAAAAAGCTTGGTGGGAGTCTCCTGCTGGAGAAAGAGCATTCCTAGCATTCCAGGCCCTTGCCTCCAGAGAGGGAGGAGCAccttactggaaaaaaaacaaaacagaacagaacaaaatgaacaaaaaataccCCTCAATACTTTTTTCCCCCCCGAGGTTGAGGCTTCATAGAGAACACGATGAAAGCAATGTACCCTCCTTCCGGGAGACAGCCCACTCAAACTTTACCACAGAATCTCAAGAGGTTCACATGAACACCTTAAAGCCTACCTATGAGCCCAAGAGCCCCTCTCTTCCACTATTCAGGCACTGGGGAAGACCTTAACCAACTTCTGACTCAGATACAAAGGAGCAGGCTATTCAGTTGGCAGGGCCCTATGTTGGAATTCAAGTAAGaaatggaaccagaaaagacGCCACAAGACAAAGGGGTAAGTTTTCCAAACCACTCATCCAGTAGAAAAGGTACGAGACTAGAGTCAGAATCTGGCTTGGAATCCTAGCTCTGCTCTTCACCTGCT
This portion of the Phyllostomus discolor isolate MPI-MPIP mPhyDis1 chromosome 14, mPhyDis1.pri.v3, whole genome shotgun sequence genome encodes:
- the CGN gene encoding cingulin, encoding MEQAFTMAETRGPVDHGVQIRFITEPTGTTEMGTLRHGGRRPAKDARANTYGVAVRVQGIAGQPFVVLNSGEKGGDSFGVQIKGANNRGASGALSSDSDLPESSYSRAKEFSGPLQDSMSDEEPGAHWSGRLLRSQSQASLTGPAHAGLGNRSTSLLELAPQGASPGSTIDTAPLSSVDSLINKFDSHRGGQARGRTGRRMRSLPPEQRKRSQSLDNRLPRDTVEERERLSSSHWSPSTKHDSNMGSSKQPAPSQSPPGGFSRSRQTQDWVLQSFEEPRGRTQDPALLQFKSTPDLLRDQQEAAPPGSVDHVKATIYGILRDGSPESETSVRRKVSLVLDQMQPLVMASPGSTKTLAGQGELTRKVEELQQKLDEEVKKRQKIEPFRAELERRLQEKAEECSRLQELLERRVGEAQQSTKELQNMKLLLDQGERARRGLETQVTELQDKLKKVQSPEPAKEVLRKDLLETRELLEEVLEGKQRIEEQLRLRERELTALKGALKEEVASRDQEVESVRQQYQRDAEQLRRSMQDATQDHAALEAEKQRMSILLRGLQRELEESSEETGHWQSMFQKNKEELRATKQEMLQLRMEKEEMEEELGEKIEILQRELGQARAFAGDSHQVEELKKELRRTQEELKELRAERQSQEVAGRQRERELDKQLRLEADRARGLEQQNVQLQKTLQQLRQDCEEASKAQMAAEAEAAVLGQRRTTVETTLRETQEENDEFRRRILGLEQQLKEARGLAEGGEVAEARLRDKVQRLEAEKQRLEEALNAAQEEEGSLAAAKRALEVRLDEAQRGLARMGQEQQALNRALEEEAKQREALRRGKAELEEQKRLLDRTVDRLNKELEHIGDDSKQALQQLQAQLEDYKEKARREVADAQRQAKEWASEAEKTSGGLSRLQDETQRLRQALQDSQADRDAARLDKELLAQRLQELEQEAENKKRSQDDRSRQLKGLEEKVTRLEAELDEERNTVELLTDRVNRGRDQVDQLRTELMQERSARQDLECDKISLERQNKDLKNRLASSEGFQKPNSSLSQLESQNRELQERLQAEEREKTVLQSTNRKLERRVKELSIQIDDERQHVNDQKDQLSLRVKALKRQVDEAEEEIERLDSLRKKAQRELEEQHEVNEQLQARIKALEKDSWRKASRSAAESTLQHEGLSSDEEFDRVYDPSSIASLISESNLQTSSC